A region of Pirellulales bacterium DNA encodes the following proteins:
- a CDS encoding DUF983 domain-containing protein — protein MKLRTILWRSWRLRCPACGEEKLFRDWLRLRPACEQCGLSFDREPGFYLGSIYVNYGLTAILVTIGYFSLYFTEAVSPDEALWICLAFCLVFPLCFFRYARSLWLGLDYYFDPKAARREPPQGGRRL, from the coding sequence ATGAAGCTACGAACGATTCTGTGGCGGAGCTGGCGGTTGCGTTGCCCGGCGTGCGGCGAGGAGAAGCTGTTTCGCGATTGGCTCCGCCTTCGGCCCGCTTGCGAGCAATGCGGATTGTCATTCGACCGCGAGCCGGGATTCTACCTCGGCTCGATCTATGTCAACTACGGCCTGACGGCAATCCTCGTGACGATCGGCTATTTCTCGCTTTATTTCACCGAAGCGGTGTCGCCCGACGAGGCGTTGTGGATCTGCCTCGCCTTTTGCCTCGTGTTTCCGCTTTGTTTTTTTCGCTATGCGCGCAGCCTATGGCTCGGCCTCGACTACTATTTCGACCCAAAAGCCGCCCGCCGCGAACCGCCGCAGGGCGGCCGAAGGCTCTGA
- a CDS encoding PQQ-binding-like beta-propeller repeat protein, producing the protein MRYRVTSFRAAVGIVLLACLGSVASGKTAALPKADGGDWPQFRGPTGQGISNAKDLPLEWSESQNIVWKTPLAGKGWSSPAVLGGQIWLTAARDDGHSLRAICVDRESGKVEHDVEVFHIERPVHVNAKNSHASPSPVVEPGRVYVHFGTMGTACLATDSAKILWTNQNLKLNHMEGPGSSPILYGSLLIVHCDGADVQYIVALDKLTGKIVWKTDRTGKPDVRPDRRKSFCTPILIHFQGRDQLISPAAGQILAYAPTTGEELWKVRFDGYSVVPRPVFGHGLIFFSTGFDVPQFWAIRPGDRGDLTSTNVVWKLTAQAPLNPSPVLVGDAVYIVSDRGVATCLDAESGHQRWRHRLGGDYWASPIVADGRIYFFSESGATTVIAPAKEYKELAVNHLDDAIMSTPAVAGRALFIRTTTSLYRIEKLPAAGLKTAKGE; encoded by the coding sequence TTGCGATATCGCGTCACTTCGTTTCGCGCTGCGGTCGGAATCGTTCTGTTGGCCTGTTTGGGATCGGTGGCAAGCGGCAAGACAGCCGCCCTGCCAAAGGCCGACGGCGGCGACTGGCCGCAATTCCGCGGTCCGACGGGCCAGGGCATTTCCAACGCCAAGGATTTGCCCTTGGAATGGAGCGAATCCCAAAATATCGTTTGGAAAACACCGCTGGCCGGCAAGGGCTGGTCGTCGCCCGCGGTGCTCGGCGGGCAAATTTGGCTCACCGCGGCGCGCGACGACGGGCATTCGCTGCGGGCGATTTGCGTCGATCGCGAATCGGGCAAGGTCGAGCACGATGTCGAAGTGTTCCATATCGAAAGGCCCGTTCACGTCAATGCGAAAAACAGCCACGCATCGCCGTCGCCGGTCGTCGAGCCGGGCAGGGTTTACGTTCATTTCGGCACGATGGGGACGGCCTGCCTGGCGACCGACAGTGCCAAAATCTTGTGGACGAATCAGAATCTCAAGCTCAATCACATGGAAGGCCCCGGCAGCTCGCCGATCTTGTATGGCAGTCTATTGATCGTGCATTGCGATGGGGCCGACGTGCAATACATCGTGGCCCTCGATAAGCTGACCGGCAAGATCGTCTGGAAAACCGATCGCACCGGCAAGCCAGACGTTCGGCCCGATCGGCGAAAGTCGTTTTGCACGCCGATCTTGATTCATTTTCAAGGCCGCGACCAGCTCATCAGCCCCGCGGCGGGCCAGATTCTTGCCTACGCCCCCACGACGGGCGAAGAACTGTGGAAGGTGCGATTCGACGGCTATTCGGTCGTGCCGCGGCCCGTTTTCGGCCACGGGCTGATCTTCTTCAGCACCGGCTTCGACGTTCCGCAATTCTGGGCGATTCGGCCGGGCGATCGCGGCGATCTTACGTCGACCAACGTCGTCTGGAAGCTTACCGCGCAGGCGCCGCTGAATCCAAGCCCCGTGTTGGTGGGCGACGCGGTGTATATCGTCAGCGATCGCGGAGTGGCGACCTGCCTGGATGCTGAAAGTGGCCATCAGCGGTGGCGGCATCGGCTTGGCGGCGATTATTGGGCTTCGCCAATCGTGGCCGACGGCCGAATCTATTTCTTCAGCGAATCCGGAGCGACGACCGTAATCGCGCCGGCCAAGGAATACAAAGAGCTGGCGGTCAATCATCTCGACGACGCGATCATGTCGACCCCCGCCGTGGCCGGCCGCGCCCTCTTCATCCGCACCACCACCAGCCTGTACCGAATCGAAAAGCTTCCGGCAGCAGGCTTGAAGACGGCCAAGGGGGAATAA